The following DNA comes from Pseudomonas sp. Tri1.
CGACGACGGCGTCGGACACCATCAGCAAAATATCCGGAACGCCCAGTGGATCGGGGTTCGGACAGGTGCCCAGGCGTTTTTCCACGTAGCGCACGCAGTCGTAGCCGAAATACCCCACCAGGCCACCGTTGAAACGTGGCAGGCCAGGGATGGTCGGCACGTTGTAGCGAGCCTTGAAGGTTTCGACGAACGCCAGCGGGTCTTCAACTTCCAGGCTTTCGATCTCGACGCCGTCGTGGGTCACGCTGATCCGATGGTCATGGACCCGCAGCACCGTGCGGCACGGCAGGCCGATGATGGAATAACGGCCCCATTTCTCACCACCCTGCACCGATTCGAGCAAGTAGGAGTTGGGCTGGTCGGCCAGCTTGAGGTAGATCGACAGCGGCGTGTCGAAGTCGGCCAGGGTTTCGCAGGCAAGCGGGATGCGGTTGTAGCCGGCAGCGGCTAGACGCAGGAATTCTTCGCGGATCATGGGGTGCCTCGTGGCAAGAGGAGCTGACAGTCAGGTATGCAAACGCGCCGGATAACCGGCCAGGATCACGTCAGGCGCGCCAACGCCAGCGGGCCAGGGCCTTGATGACTTTCATCCAGAGTTTGCGAGTGACCACCACGATGGCGTTTCCAGAAGAGGATTGAACAGCGTCGGGCAACGTTATCTCAGCGGCCGGGTCCAGGCAACCGGGAATTAACAGGCGCAAATCGTCGATTACCAGCGTCGGAAGCTCTTCGGCAATTGGCCGGCCAGGATTGTAGCCGTAACTCAACCCCACGCATTTTACCCCCGCTGCTTTCGCCGCCTGCACATCAATGACCGAGTCGCCAATGAACAGCGACTGGGAGGCCGGGATATTGGCCATTTTCATCACGAAAAACAGTGCGGCGGGATCAGGTTTTCTTTGCGGTAAGGTGTCACCGCCGATGATCCAGCGGAAATAGCGGCCGATTTTCATGTGATCCAACAACGGCGCGACGAATCGTTCCGGCTTGTTAGTGATCAGCGCCATTTCCACGCCCTGCTTTTGCAGCCATTTGAGGGTGGAACGCACGCCGGGGTAGACCATCGTCAGCTCGTGACTACCCTCGTAGGCTGCGTTGAACAGCTCCAACGCTCGCTCGGCCTCGGTCTCATCAACATCCTTGGCATCAATGTGGTTAGCCAGGGCTCGGCGTACCAGCGTGGGCGTGCCATTTCCCACCCACTGGCGTACCGCATCGAGCCCGGCGGGCGGCCGCCCAAGTTCGAGCAACATGTGGTCCACGGCCGCCGCGAGATCGGGAAGCGAATCGATCAGAGTGCCATCGAGGTCGAACATCACCAGACGCGGCAGGCTGCCGGGGAACAGCTGCTCGAAGCCGCTCATGGGCGAGCCAGGGCCAATTCGGCGCGCATCTTTTCAATGACCTCTTTGTAGTCCGGGGCATTGAAGATCGCCGAGCCTGCGACAAAGGTATCAGCACCCGCCGCAGCGATCTCGCGGATGTTGTTCACATTCACGCCACCGTCGATTTCCAGGCGGATATCACGGCCCGAGGCATAGATCAGCGCGCGGGCTTCGCGCAGCTTGTCGAGGGTACCGGGAATGAATTTCTGCCCGCCAAAGCCCGGGTTGACGCTCATCAGCAGGACCATGTCGACCTTGTCCATCACGTACTTGAGCACGTCCAGGGGCGTGGCCGGGTTGAACACCAGGCCAGCCTTGCAACCGCCTTCGCGGATCAACTGCAGGGAACGGTCGACGTGCAACGTGGCTTCAGGGTGAAAGGTGATGTAGGTGGCGCCGGCTTCGATGAAGTCCCCGACAATGCGATCCACCGGGCTGACCATCAAGTGCGCGTCGATCGGCGCGGTGATGCCGTACTTGCGCAGCGCCGCGCAGACCATCGGGCCGATGGTCAGGTTGGGTACGTAGTGGTTGTCCATGACATCGAAGTGCACGATGTCGGCCCCGGCGGCCAGAACGTTGTCCACTTCCTCGCCCAGGCGGGCGAAGTCGGCGGAGAGAATCGACGGAGCAATAGCGAAGGGCTGCATGACGCACCTGTTTTGAGCGAAATCACGATGGCGCGCATTGTATACCGCAAGATTTGGCGCGCCCACCGTGACAGTCGATCAATACGCCGCGCGGTAGATCTTCTCGATATCGCTGGCGCTCAGCTGGCGCGGGTTATTGCGCATCAGCCGCTCTATCCCCGCCGCTTCCACCGCCATCGAGGGAATCACGTCCTCGGTCACGCCCAGGCCGCTCAAGCCCTGGGGAATTTCCACGGCAGCACAGAGCGCAACCATGGCCTCCACGGCCTCATCGGCGGCCTCGAGATCACTCAGATGAGCGGTCTTCAAGCCCATGGCTTCGGCGATATCACGCATGCGCTCGACGCAGGCCATCTTGTTCCACGCCATGACATACGGCAGCAACAAGGCGTTGGCAACGCCATGGGAGACGTGGAAGCGCCCGCCCAATGGATAGGCCAGTGCATGCACCGCCCCGACCCCGGCGTTGCCAAACGCCATCCCGGCCATGAGGCTGGCGGTGGCCATGTCTTCGCGGGCTTGCAGGTGCGCGGGGTTGGCATAGGCCTTGGGCAGTGCGCGGGTGATCAGCTTGATCGCCCCGATGGCCAAGGCATCGGTGATCGGCGAGGCATTGAGCGACAGGTAAGCCTCAATGGCGTGCACCAGCGCATCGACGCCACTGGCCGCCGTCACGCTGCGTGGGCAGGTGAGGGTCATCTGCGGGCTGACCAGCGCCACGTCCGGCAGCAGGTAATCGCTGACGATGCCTTTTTTCAATTGAGCGGCCTTGTCGGAGAGAATCGCCACATTGGTGACTTCCGAGCCGGTCCCGGCCGTGGTGGGGATGGCGATCATGGGCGGGCCTTTGCGCGGGACCTGGTCGACCCCGAACATATCCTGCAGCTCGCCATGGTAACCGGCGTAGACCCCCACGCATTTGGCGATGTCGATGGCACTGCCGCCACCCAGGCCGATCAGGCCATCATGGCCGCCGTCGCGGTAGGCCTGCATGCAGTCTTCGACGATGGCGATTTCCGGGTCCGGCATGACCCGGTCGAAAATTTCGTAGTCGCGCCCGCCCAGGTGCTGCAGGGCCAGCTCCACGGTACCGGACTTGACCAGTGCGGCGTCGGTG
Coding sequences within:
- the rpe gene encoding ribulose-phosphate 3-epimerase, which codes for MQPFAIAPSILSADFARLGEEVDNVLAAGADIVHFDVMDNHYVPNLTIGPMVCAALRKYGITAPIDAHLMVSPVDRIVGDFIEAGATYITFHPEATLHVDRSLQLIREGGCKAGLVFNPATPLDVLKYVMDKVDMVLLMSVNPGFGGQKFIPGTLDKLREARALIYASGRDIRLEIDGGVNVNNIREIAAAGADTFVAGSAIFNAPDYKEVIEKMRAELALARP
- a CDS encoding iron-containing alcohol dehydrogenase, producing the protein MSLSSFKIAHKLITGAAAIEQLAAELTRLDVDNPLIVTDAALVKSGTVELALQHLGGRDYEIFDRVMPDPEIAIVEDCMQAYRDGGHDGLIGLGGGSAIDIAKCVGVYAGYHGELQDMFGVDQVPRKGPPMIAIPTTAGTGSEVTNVAILSDKAAQLKKGIVSDYLLPDVALVSPQMTLTCPRSVTAASGVDALVHAIEAYLSLNASPITDALAIGAIKLITRALPKAYANPAHLQAREDMATASLMAGMAFGNAGVGAVHALAYPLGGRFHVSHGVANALLLPYVMAWNKMACVERMRDIAEAMGLKTAHLSDLEAADEAVEAMVALCAAVEIPQGLSGLGVTEDVIPSMAVEAAGIERLMRNNPRQLSASDIEKIYRAAY
- a CDS encoding phosphoglycolate phosphatase, with the translated sequence MSGFEQLFPGSLPRLVMFDLDGTLIDSLPDLAAAVDHMLLELGRPPAGLDAVRQWVGNGTPTLVRRALANHIDAKDVDETEAERALELFNAAYEGSHELTMVYPGVRSTLKWLQKQGVEMALITNKPERFVAPLLDHMKIGRYFRWIIGGDTLPQRKPDPAALFFVMKMANIPASQSLFIGDSVIDVQAAKAAGVKCVGLSYGYNPGRPIAEELPTLVIDDLRLLIPGCLDPAAEITLPDAVQSSSGNAIVVVTRKLWMKVIKALARWRWRA